Proteins from a single region of Electrophorus electricus isolate fEleEle1 chromosome 5, fEleEle1.pri, whole genome shotgun sequence:
- the gtf2h2 gene encoding general transcription factor IIH subunit 2 isoform X1: MDDEPERSKRWEGGYERTWEVLKEDESGSLRATVEDILFQAKRKRVFESHGQVRLGMMRHLYVVIDLSRSMEDQDLKPNRLTSTLKLMEYFVDEYFDQNPISQIGIITTKNKRAERLTDLAGNPKKHTAALKKTVDSACMGEPSLYNALSIAMQTLKHMPGHTSREILVIFSSLTTCDPANIYDLIKTLKALKIRVSVIGLSAEVRVCTVLTRETGGSYSVILDESHYKELLMLHVRPPPASSSSECSLIRMGFPQHVITSVTDRDAKPSFSMSHLDSSSEDAGLTLGGYYCPQCRAKYTELPVECKVCGLTLVSAPHLARSFHHLFPLSAFEERPLEEHTGDRFCQACQGELKDKSVSVVFSYFCIAAAVFFWVFLYTDLDSCPRAGLRVSNV; encoded by the exons ATGGACGACGAACCAGAGAGATCGAAACGGTGGGAAGGGGGTTACGAGAGGACATG GGAAGTACTGAAGGAGGATGAGTCTGGGTCCCTCAGAGCCACTGTGGAAGACATTCTTTTCCAGGCCAAAAGGAAAAG GGTGTTCGAAAGTCACGGACAGGTTCGGCTGGGAATG ATGCGTCACCTGTATGTGGTGATTGATTTGTCCCGATCTATGGAGGATCAGGACCTGAAGCCCAACAGGCTCACATCCACCCTAAAG TTGATGGAGTATTTCGTGGATGAGTACTTCGACCAGAACCCCATTAGTCAG attGGAATCATCACTACGAAGAACAAGAGGGCCGAGAGACTGACTGACCTGGCGG GCAACCCTAAGAAGCACACGGCAGCCTTGAAAAAAACCGTGGACTCGGCGTGTATGGGCGAGCCGTCCCTTTACAACGCTCTCAGCATCGCCATGCAGACACTTAA ACACATGCCAGGACACACTAGCAGAGAGATCTTGGTCATCTTCAGCAGTTTAACCACCTGCGATCCAGCCAACATCTACGACCTCATCAAG ACACTGAAAGCATTGAAAATCCGAGTGTCAGTGATTGGGCTGTCTGCAGAGGTGCGGGTGTGTACCGTTCtcaccagagaaacaggag GGAGCTACAGCGTGATCCTGGACGAGAGCCACTACAAGGAGCTGTTGATGTTGCACGTCCGGCCGCCTCCTGCCAGCTCCTCCTCCGAGTGCTCCCTGATCCGCATGG GCTTCCCTCAGCACGTCATCACCTCGGTGACCGACCGGGATGCTAAGCCCTCCTTCAGCATGTC GCACCTGGACAGCTCAAGCGAAGATGCGGGACTCACTCTGGGTGGATACTACTGCCCCCAGTGCAGGGCCAAGTACACGGAGCTGCCTGTCGAATGTAAAGTCTGCg GGCTGACACTGGTCTCTGCTCCCCACCTGGCTCGCTCCTTCCATCACCTCTTTCCCCTGAGTGCCTTTGAGGAGCGCCCCCTGGAGGAGCACACGGGAGACAG gttTTGCCAAGCTTGCCAAGGAGAGCTGAAAGACAAAAGCGTGAGTGTCGTGTTCTCTTATTTTTGCAtcgctgctgctgtttttttttgggtttttttatatACCGATTTGGACTCCTGTCCGCGCGCAGGTCTACGTGTGTCCAACGTGTAG
- the gtf2h2 gene encoding general transcription factor IIH subunit 2 isoform X2 produces the protein MDDEPERSKRWEGGYERTWEVLKEDESGSLRATVEDILFQAKRKRVFESHGQVRLGMMRHLYVVIDLSRSMEDQDLKPNRLTSTLKLMEYFVDEYFDQNPISQIGIITTKNKRAERLTDLAGNPKKHTAALKKTVDSACMGEPSLYNALSIAMQTLKHMPGHTSREILVIFSSLTTCDPANIYDLIKTLKALKIRVSVIGLSAEVRVCTVLTRETGGSYSVILDESHYKELLMLHVRPPPASSSSECSLIRMGFPQHVITSVTDRDAKPSFSMSHLDSSSEDAGLTLGGYYCPQCRAKYTELPVECKVCGLTLVSAPHLARSFHHLFPLSAFEERPLEEHTGDRFCQACQGELKDKSVYVCPTCSSVFCVECDIFIHDTLHSCPSCIHAQGAS, from the exons ATGGACGACGAACCAGAGAGATCGAAACGGTGGGAAGGGGGTTACGAGAGGACATG GGAAGTACTGAAGGAGGATGAGTCTGGGTCCCTCAGAGCCACTGTGGAAGACATTCTTTTCCAGGCCAAAAGGAAAAG GGTGTTCGAAAGTCACGGACAGGTTCGGCTGGGAATG ATGCGTCACCTGTATGTGGTGATTGATTTGTCCCGATCTATGGAGGATCAGGACCTGAAGCCCAACAGGCTCACATCCACCCTAAAG TTGATGGAGTATTTCGTGGATGAGTACTTCGACCAGAACCCCATTAGTCAG attGGAATCATCACTACGAAGAACAAGAGGGCCGAGAGACTGACTGACCTGGCGG GCAACCCTAAGAAGCACACGGCAGCCTTGAAAAAAACCGTGGACTCGGCGTGTATGGGCGAGCCGTCCCTTTACAACGCTCTCAGCATCGCCATGCAGACACTTAA ACACATGCCAGGACACACTAGCAGAGAGATCTTGGTCATCTTCAGCAGTTTAACCACCTGCGATCCAGCCAACATCTACGACCTCATCAAG ACACTGAAAGCATTGAAAATCCGAGTGTCAGTGATTGGGCTGTCTGCAGAGGTGCGGGTGTGTACCGTTCtcaccagagaaacaggag GGAGCTACAGCGTGATCCTGGACGAGAGCCACTACAAGGAGCTGTTGATGTTGCACGTCCGGCCGCCTCCTGCCAGCTCCTCCTCCGAGTGCTCCCTGATCCGCATGG GCTTCCCTCAGCACGTCATCACCTCGGTGACCGACCGGGATGCTAAGCCCTCCTTCAGCATGTC GCACCTGGACAGCTCAAGCGAAGATGCGGGACTCACTCTGGGTGGATACTACTGCCCCCAGTGCAGGGCCAAGTACACGGAGCTGCCTGTCGAATGTAAAGTCTGCg GGCTGACACTGGTCTCTGCTCCCCACCTGGCTCGCTCCTTCCATCACCTCTTTCCCCTGAGTGCCTTTGAGGAGCGCCCCCTGGAGGAGCACACGGGAGACAG gttTTGCCAAGCTTGCCAAGGAGAGCTGAAAGACAAAAGC GTCTACGTGTGTCCAACGTGTAGCAGTGTGTTCTGCGTGGAGTGTGACATATTCATTCACGATACGCTGCACAGCTGTCCGTCGTGCATCCACGCTCAGGGAGCATCCTAA
- the erap1b gene encoding endoplasmic reticulum aminopeptidase 1b: MSLSILLVGLCVPLSWAAVTHVSGEDEPPFPVATNGQPFPWNKMRLPQAASPRHYDLLLHPNLTTLDFTGRVKIQVEVLQDTHTLVLHSKDLTISKAALLGPAPGQSHALRVLEYPPYQQVAVVSEREELKRGGVYVVELDFAANLSESFRGFYKSTYRTTAGEQRVLASTHFEPTSARAAFPCFDEPAFKANFSVRIRREGRHMAISNMPKLRTVVLPGGLFEDQFDVTVKMSTYLVAFIVCDFLSISKKTQHGVQMSVYAIPEKISQAEFALDAAVRLLDFYDDYFDIPYPLPKQDLAAIPDFQSGAMENWGLTTYRESALLFDPHKSSASDKLGITMIIAHELAHQWFGNLVTMQWWNDLWLNEGFAKFMEFVSVNITNPELQVEDYFLEKCFEAMEVDSLSSSHPVSTPVENPAQIQEMFDDVSYDKGACILHMLREFLSPEVFKMGIVQYLKRYSYQNTINTHLWESLTTKRRSEDELDVKVMMETWTLQEGFPLITVEVKGREVRLSQERYLKSDDPSQTSGFLWHVPLTYVTSISRTVHRFLLKSKTDVLYLLKEVDWIKFNVDMSGYYIVHYEGSGWDDLTSLLRHNHTALSSNDRASLINNAFQLVSVGKLALDKALDLSLYLSRETEIMPVTQGLRELVPLYKLMEKRDMEALENQMKSYIVHLFRELIERQEWSDAGSVSERMLRSYLLLFACVRGHPPCVATATELFNKWRESDGSMSLPNDVSLAVFAVGARTQEGWDFLFEKYRESMYTSIKSRIKSALSISPLAHKLKWMMEQNLEGSVMKTQDLPYVVVSVSNNPKGHKHAWDFLQTYWNLLVKKFDLGSHSIAHMVIGVTSQYSTREMLEEIREFFGSLSAETGADQRCIQQALENVEENIRWTDKNLPLLQAWLNKNHAELVTRHDLYEHAEL, encoded by the exons ATGTCACTCTCTATCCTCCTGGTGGGTTTATGCGTGCCGCTCTCCTGGGCCGCGGTAACACACGTCAGCGGAGAGGATGAGCCTCCGTTCCCTGTAGCGACCAACGGACAGCCGTTCCCCTGGAACAAGATGCGGCTTCCTCAAGCTGCTTCCCCCCGCCACTAcgacctcctcctccaccccaacCTCACCACTCTGGACTTCACTGGAAGAGTAAAGATTCAAGTGGAGGTTCTCCAAGACACGCACACGCTCGTACTTCACAGCAAAGATCTCACCATCTCCAAGGCGGCTCTGCTGGGCCCCGCCCCAGGTCAAAGTCACGCCCTGAGGGTGCTGGAGTATCCCCCGTACCAGCAGGTCGCTGTCGTCAGCGAACGTGAGGAGCTGAAGAGGGGTGGTGTGTACGTCGTCGAGCTGGACTTCGCGGCCAACCTCTCGGAGAGTTTCCGTGGGTTTTATAAAAGCACGTACCGCACTACTGCTGGAGAACAGAG GGTTCTGGCCTCCACTCATTTCGAGCCCACCAGCGCCCGTGCGGCCTTTCCCTGTTTCGACGAGCCCGCCTTCAAAGCCAACTTCTCTGTTCGCATTCGCCGGGAAGGCCGGCACATGGCCATCTCCAACATGCCCAAG CTGAGGACAGTCGTGCTTCCTGGTGGCTTGTTTGAGGACCAGTTTGACGTGACAGTGAAGATGAGCACATACCTGGTGGCCTTCATCGTGTGCGACTTCCTGTCCATCAGCAAGAAGACTCAGCATGGTGTCCAG ATGTCCGTGTACGCTATACCTGAGAAGATAAGCCAGGCCGAGTTTGCGCTGGACGCCGCGGTGAGGCTGCTGGACTTCTACGACGATTACTTTgacatcccctaccctctgcctaaACAAG ACCTGGCAGCCATCCCTGACTTCCAGTCTGGTGCCATGGAGAACTGGGGGCTGACCACGTACCGCGAGTCTGCCCTGCTTTTTGACCCCCACAAGTCCTCGGCCTCCGACAAGCTGGGCATCACCATGATCATAGCGCACGAGCTCGCCCACCAG TGGTTTGGTAACCTGGTGACAATGCAATGGTGGAATGACCTCTGGCTGAATGAGGGCTTTGCAAAGTTCATGGAGTTTGTGTCTGTGAACATCACCAACCCTGAACTGCAAGTG GAGGACTATTTCCTGGAGAAGTGCTTTGAGGCAATGGAGGTGGACTCTTTAAGCTCCTCCCACCCTGTGTCCACCCCTGTGGAGAACCCTGCGCAGATACAGGAAATGTTTGATGACGTGTCTTATGACAAG GGTGCCTGTATCCTTCACATGCTGAGGGAGTTCCTCAGCCCCGAGGTCTTCAAGATGGGCATTGTTCAATACCTAAAACGCTACAGCTACCAGaacacaatcaacacacacctgtgggAAAGTCTGACCACT AAGCGGCGCTCAGAGGATGAGCTGGACGTTAAGGTCATGATGGAGACATGGACGCTGCAGGAGGGCTTCCCGCTCATCACAGTGGAGGTAAAAGGTCGAGAGGTTCGCCTGAGTCAAGAGCGATACCTGAAGAGCGATGACCCCTCCCAAACCTCTGG GTTTCTATGGCATGTTCCGCTGACATATGTCACCAGCATCTCGAGGACTGTGCATCGCTTCCTGCTGAAGAGCAAGACAG atgtgctgtatCTGCTGAAAGAGGTGGACTGGATTAAGTTCAACGTGGACATGAGTGGATACTACATCGTCCACTACGAGGGGTCAGGCTGGGATGACCTCACTTCTCTGCTCAGACACAATCACACGGCCCTCAGCAGTAACGACCGGGCCAGCCTAATCAACAACGCCTTCCAGTTGGTCAG TGTGGGGAAGCTGGCCCTGGATAAAGCCCTGGACCTGTCGCTCTACCTGAGCCGCGAGACTGAGATCATGCCCGTGACGCAGGGCCTCCGGGAACTTGTGCCACTCTACAAACTGATGGAGAAGAGGGACATGGAGGCTCTGGAGAACCAGATGAAG AGCTACATCGTGCACCTGTTCCGGGAGCTGATCGAGCGTCAGGAATGGAGCGATGCCGGCTCCGTGTCTGAGAGGATGCTGCGTAGCTACCTGCTCCTCTTCGCGTGCGTGAGGGGTCACCCTCCTTGCGTCGCCACCGCCACAGAGCTCTTCAACAAGTGGAGGGAGTCCGATGGCAGcatgag TCTTCCTAACGATGTCAGCCTGGCAGTGTTTGCGGTTGGTGCTCGCACCCAGGAGGGGTGGGACTTCCTGTTTGAGAAGTACCGGGAGTCCATGTATACGTCGATAAAAAGCCGCATCAAGTCTGCGCTCTCAATCTCCCCCCTCGCTCACAAACTCAAATG GATGATGGAGCAGAATTTGGAGGGTTCGGTGATGAAGACGCAGGACCTGCCCTATGTCGTGGTGTCTGTCAGTAACAACCCCAAAGGCCATAAGCATGCTTGGGACTTCCTGCAGACCTACTGGAACTTGCTGGTCAAGAA GTTTGACCTCGGTTCCCACTCCATTGCACACATGGTCATTGGTGTGACCAGCCAGTATTCCACCAGAGAGATGCTGGAAGAG ATTCGGGAGTTTTTTGGATCCCTGAGTGCTGAGACAGGTGCTGATCAGAGATGCATCCAGCAGGCACTGGAGAACGTGGAGGAGAACATCCGCTGGACAGACAAGAACCTGCCGCTGCTCCAGGCCTGGTTGAACAAGAACCACGCAGAGCTGGTGACTCGCCATGACCTGTATGAGCACGCAGAGCTGTGA
- the naaladl1 gene encoding aminopeptidase NAALADL1: protein MLKKVLLSGFAGLAVLAVGILIGHFGIEKGSSAPSWMSDLSRDVDEKLIQEFIAEVDNVKIQENLRELTRVPHMATTAGDEATVQYMLKNWQDTDTGLDASWREDYRVYLSFPNRDKPNNVSVVSAADTVVYTVREKEKAYQSEQDDPEVVQPYAAYGPAGEVKGRLVYANQGKASDYETLNATLSLTGTIAIVRYGGAGRADKAINAAPFGVIGVLVYTDPYDINDGLMSDENETYPHSWYLPPSGVERGSYKNHFGDPLTPYLAAKNGTYRIPVENITGIPPIPIQPIGFEDAQALICELGGSAAPEDWQGSFPCSYNFGGPGFASSSPFNNSDVTLHLYNRGELRDSANVMGVIWGSVEPDRYVIYGNHRDSWVHGAIDPSSGTAVMLEIARVLGQKVKAGKWRPRRTIIFGSWGAEEFGLIGSAEYAEEYVSKLSQRTVAYINVDISVFANATLRASGSPTVQNVIFKASQQVNIPGSDSVSVYDNWIRYSNRTSAAYGNIPNVGHMTGAGSDYASFVHYLGITSLDISYTYDRSTTRARIYPAYHTAYDTFDYASTYIDPGFTSHQTVARTAGNVLIRLADGLLLPFNCSDYAETLEQFVSTAAEAFEAQLVANGISLEPLKAAVKRFRTAATSLDRTIHNSDLANDTPLRARMINDQLMLLDRAFLDPLAFPNKYGYRHVIWASRSSNVATFPGVADAVEKARASGRKEDWAQAHKHLSIVTQAISGAAHTLAEAQR, encoded by the exons ATGCTAAAGAAGGTACTGCTGTCTGGATTCGCCGGCTTGGCTGTTCTCGCCGTGGGGATCCTGATCGGACACTTTGGCATTGAGAAGGGCAGTTCGGCGCCCAGCTGGATGAGTGATCTGTCTCGAGATGTCGACGAGAAGCTCATCCAGGAGTTCATCGCTGAGGTGGACAACGTGAAGATCCAGGAGAACCTGAG GGAGCTGACGCGTGTCCCACACATGGCCACCACAGCGGGGGACGAGGCCACTGTCCAGTACATGCTGAAGAATTGGCAGGACACGGACACCGGCCTGGACGCCAGCTGGAGGGAGGACTACAGGGTCTACCTGTCCTTTCCCAACAGAGATAAGCCCAATAACGTCTCCGTGG TGAGTGCTGCTGATACTGTGGTGTACACTGTGCGGGAGAAGGAGAAGGCGTACCAGTCAGAGCAGGACGACCCTGAAGTGGTCCAGCCATACGCGGCCTATGGACCTGCCGGAGAAGTTAAG GGCAGACTGGTGTATGCCAACCAGGGGAAAGCGAGCGATTACGAGACTTTGAATGCAACACTGAGCCTGACCGGAACGATCGCCATCGTCAGATACGGAGGTGCCGGACGAGCTGATAAA GCGATCAATGCTGCACCATTTGGAGTCATTGGTGTACTTGTCTATACAGACCCCTATGACATCAATGATGGTCTGATGTCGGACGAGAATGAGACGTATCCGCATTCCTggtacctccctccctctggcgTGGAGAGAGGAAGTTACAAGAACCATTTTGGAGACCCTCTAACCCCTTACCTCGCTGCCAAAA ATGGCACTTATAGAATTCCAGTGGAGAATATCACTGGTATTCCACCCATTCCAATCCAGCCAATAGGGTTTGAAGATGCTCAGGCATTAATATG CGAGCTGGGCGGATCTGCAGCACCTGAGGACTGGCAGGGTTCTTTTCCCTGTTCGTACAACTTTGGGGGGCCGGGATTCGCCAGCAGCTCTCCTTTTAACAACAG TGACGTGACGCTACATCTGTACAACCGCGGTGAGCTGAGGGACTCCGCTAACGTGATGGGGGTGATCTGGGGCAGCGTGGAGCCAG ACCGCTACGTGATCTACGGGAACCACAGAGACAGCTGGGTGCATGGAGCCATAGACCCCAGCAGCGGGACGGCCGTCATGCTGGAGATCGCCAGGGTCTTGGGCCAAAAGGTGAAGGCAG GCAAATGGAGGCCCCGGCGGACCATAATATTTGGAAGCTGGGGAGCGGAGGAGTTCGGTCTGATTGGATCGGCGGAATACGCGGAG GAATACGTGAGCAAACTCAGTCAGCGGACCGTGGCCTACATCAACGTGGACATCTCCGTGTTTG CTAACGCTACTCTGAGGGCCTCTGGGTCTCCAACGGTCCAGAACGTTATCTTTAAAGCATCTCAACAG GTGAACATACCCGGATCGGACTCCGTGTCTGTGTATGATAACTGGATTCGATATTCCAACAGAACAAGCGCCGCTTATGGAAACATCCCAAA TGTGGGACACATGACGGGAGCAGGGAGTGACTATGCTTCTTTCGTCCACTACCTGGGAATAACCTCTTTGGACATATCTTACACCTACGATCGG AGCACAACCAGGGCCCGCATCTACCCTGCGTACCACACGGCATATGACACTTTCGACTACGCGTCCACGTACATCGATCCAg GATTCACGAGCCACCAGACTGTAGCCAGGACAGCAGGAAACGTACTGATTCGTCTGGCTGATGGCCTCCTCCTGCCTTTCAACTGCAGCGACTACGCCGAGACTCTTGAGCAGTTCGTCAGCACGGCCGCGGAGGCGTTTGAAGCCCAGCTAGTGGCCAACGGCATCTCCTTGG AACCCTTAAAAGCAGCAGTAAAGCGGTTCCGGACGGCGGCCACAAGCCTGGACCGCACCATCCACAATTCGGACCTCGCGAACGACAC GCCCCTGAGAGCCCGCATGATTAACGACCAGCTCATGCTGTTGGACCGGGCGTTCCTGGACCCACTGGCGTTCCCAAACAAATATGGATACAG GCACGTGATCTGGGCATCCAGGTCGTCGAACGTGGCCACGTTCCCGGGCGTGGCTGACGCGGTGGAGAAGGCCCGTGCCAGCGGCCGGAAGGAGGACTGGGCCCAGGCGCACAAACACCTGTCCATCGTCACGCAGGCCATCTCTGGGGCTGCGCATACCCTCGCCGAAGCCCAGCGCTGA